Genomic DNA from Gemmatimonadaceae bacterium:
CAAGGCATTGAACAGCCTGTTGCAGGAACTGGGATTGCCGCCGATCTATGTACCACCGGTCAAGGTCAAGAATCCGATCTCCTGACGCGAGCGCCGGCCGCGCCCGCTAGGCGCGGCCGGAATCCGGCGCTATCCTACAGCGTCCCCTCACTGCGAGGTCGCATGGATCTGCGTCACGCCGCCCTGCACGTTCGCATCCTCGTCGCATTGACCAGTGTGTGCGGCGCGAGCCATGCCATCGATGCACAGCGCGCAACGGAAGGCGGCGCCGTACGGCTTCAGGTGCGGTCCGTCAGCGGCGTGCCGGTAGTAGGCGCCCAAATGCGCGTGGCACCTGCGGACCCGCTGCTCGAGTCGGATGAACGTGGTCTGTTTGCCGTCACGCGTGTCCCCGTGGAAGGGGCGTGGTTGCGCGTGCGGCGCATCGGATACCGCCCGGATTCGGTGCGTGTTGCAGCGGCCTTGGGGAAGACCCTGGATACCGTATTGACCATGGAACGCATCGCCGTCGACCTGGCGCCCGTCACCGTGGTTGGGCGGCGGGATGTGCAGGGACCCATGGCGGGGTTCTACCATCGCCGGAGCACGGGGAGTGGCCGCTTCTTCACCCACGCCGAGATCGAACGACGCGCACCGCACAACATGACCGACTTGTTGCGCGACATTCCCGGTATGCGAATCAACTCGCGGTTGCAAACCAATACTGTGCGCATGCGGGGCAGCCGATGCTCGCCGCTGGTGTGGCTTGACGGTCAGGGTCTCTTCGCCACCGACATCGATCTCGACGCGCTCGACCCGCAGTCGTTTGACGGCGTCGAGGTCTACGGCACCGCCAGCGTGCCCGTGGAGTTCCAGGGGAATCAGCGGGCCAGCAGTTCGTGCGGAACGATCTTGCTTTGGACTCGACGCGGCGAGCCGCGAAAAGCCAACACGCCGAAACGGAAGAACGGCGAAGTCTCCCCAGCGGCGCAGATTGCCAGGCTGCTGGACGAGCTTCGGGTGTACACGGCAGCGGACGTCGACAGCGCCGCGCGCATCGACTCGCTCGTCCTCGTGCATCCGGAATATCCGGATTCGCTCTACGAGGCACAGGCGCCGGGACGACTACTGGCCGAGTTCATCGTCGGTGTGAACGGCAACGTGATCATCGAGACGTTCAGCGCGGTGACGACAACGCACCGGGATCTGGTCGATCCGGTGCGCGAGGCGCTGCGCAGCCAGCGTTTCAAGCCGGCGATGCGGCAAGGTCGACCGGTGCAGCAGGTGATGCAACTGCCGTTTGACTTTGTCCCCGATTCGACGGTCCGACGACAGAAACGCTAGGCCCTTGGGAGGCGCGGACTGAAATGACAACGGGGGCGCCTGTCGGCGCCCCCGTTGTCACATCAAGTCCGGTCGGTATCAGGCCGTCTGGCCTTTGCGCCGACGGGCAAACCCGCCAAGTCCCAGCAGTCCAGCGGCAACGAGGGCCACCGAACCCGGCTCCGGCACGGTCGTGGAGGGTGACGCGGTGAACGACAGGCTCTCCATGATCGGCGACACACCGCCAGTGCCTTCAAGTTCGAAGCTGGCAATGTTGGCGGTGTTGAACTGGATACCGCGGAAGGCGTAGGCGTTGCCCGAGATCGGGGCGCTGGCCGACATCTCGTATTCCGCCAGAATGTTGTTGAACGAATCGCGGGCGCGGATGAACGTGTTACCGTACGGCGGCGCGTAGTTCAGCATGATGCCGACGCCGCTCACCGGACCGTTGTTGAACGAGAAGCGCAGCAGACCGGCCTGATTGATACCGAGAGAATTGCCGCACGTCGATCCGTTGTCGCCCAATCCCCAGCCGCAATAGTCGAAGTACAGCCCGGAGCCGCCGGTGTAATTCATCAGGACATTGCTCGACCCGCCAATGGTCGCACTGTGCCCGCTGCTCACACTGGTGTTATGCAGCCCGAAGTCGGTGATGGTGGTGACCGGCGGGTTCAGGGCGCCAAACGAGGTGATCAGCTGTGCCTGAGCAGTCGAGGCACTGGAGATAACGAATGCGGCGGCGGCCGTCAGCAGACGAACCTTTTGGCGCATGACGTTCATTGGA
This window encodes:
- a CDS encoding energy transducer TonB, coding for MDLRHAALHVRILVALTSVCGASHAIDAQRATEGGAVRLQVRSVSGVPVVGAQMRVAPADPLLESDERGLFAVTRVPVEGAWLRVRRIGYRPDSVRVAAALGKTLDTVLTMERIAVDLAPVTVVGRRDVQGPMAGFYHRRSTGSGRFFTHAEIERRAPHNMTDLLRDIPGMRINSRLQTNTVRMRGSRCSPLVWLDGQGLFATDIDLDALDPQSFDGVEVYGTASVPVEFQGNQRASSSCGTILLWTRRGEPRKANTPKRKNGEVSPAAQIARLLDELRVYTAADVDSAARIDSLVLVHPEYPDSLYEAQAPGRLLAEFIVGVNGNVIIETFSAVTTTHRDLVDPVREALRSQRFKPAMRQGRPVQQVMQLPFDFVPDSTVRRQKR
- a CDS encoding PEP-CTERM sorting domain-containing protein, translated to MNVMRQKVRLLTAAAAFVISSASTAQAQLITSFGALNPPVTTITDFGLHNTSVSSGHSATIGGSSNVLMNYTGGSGLYFDYCGWGLGDNGSTCGNSLGINQAGLLRFSFNNGPVSGVGIMLNYAPPYGNTFIRARDSFNNILAEYEMSASAPISGNAYAFRGIQFNTANIASFELEGTGGVSPIMESLSFTASPSTTVPEPGSVALVAAGLLGLGGFARRRKGQTA